A region of Mesoplodon densirostris isolate mMesDen1 chromosome 11, mMesDen1 primary haplotype, whole genome shotgun sequence DNA encodes the following proteins:
- the NUDT4 gene encoding diphosphoinositol polyphosphate phosphohydrolase 2 isoform X2, whose amino-acid sequence MMKFKPNQTRTYDREGFKKRAACLCFRSEQEDEVLLVSSSRYPDQWIVPGGGMEPEEEPGGAAVREVYEEAGVKGKLGRLLGIFENQDRKHRTYVYVLTVTEILEDWEDSVNIGRKREWFKVEDAIKVLQCHKPVHAEYLEKLKLGCSPTNGNSTVPSLPDSNTLFVTAAQTSGLPSSVR is encoded by the exons ATGATGAAGTTCAAGCCCAACCAGACGCGGACCTATGACCGCGAGGGCTTCAAGAAGCGGGCTGCgtgcctgtgcttccggagcgaGCAGGAGGACGAG GTGCTGTTGGTGAGCAGCAGTCGGTACCCAGATCAATGGATTGTCCCAGGAGGAGGAATGGAGCCCGAGGAGGAGCCTGGCGGTGCTGCCGTGAGGGAGGTTTATGAAGAG gCTGGAGTCAAAGGAAAATTGGGCAGACTCCTGGGCATATTTGAG AACCAGGACCGAAAGCACAGAACATATGTTTATGTTCTTACTGTCACTGAAATATTAGAAGACTGGGAAGATTCTGTTAATATAG gaagaaagagagagtggTTCAAAGTAGAAGATGCCATCAAAGTTCTCCAGTGTCATAAGCCTGTACATGCCGAGTACCTGGAAAAACTAAAGCTGGGTTGTTCTCCAACCAATGGAAATTCCACAGTCCCTTCCCTTCCAGATAGTAACACCCTGTTTGTAACTGCTGCACAGACCTCTGGGCTGCCGTCTAGTGTAAGATAG
- the NUDT4 gene encoding diphosphoinositol polyphosphate phosphohydrolase 2 isoform X1 — MMKFKPNQTRTYDREGFKKRAACLCFRSEQEDEVLLVSSSRYPDQWIVPGGGMEPEEEPGGAAVREVYEEAGVKGKLGRLLGIFEQNQDRKHRTYVYVLTVTEILEDWEDSVNIGRKREWFKVEDAIKVLQCHKPVHAEYLEKLKLGCSPTNGNSTVPSLPDSNTLFVTAAQTSGLPSSVR, encoded by the exons ATGATGAAGTTCAAGCCCAACCAGACGCGGACCTATGACCGCGAGGGCTTCAAGAAGCGGGCTGCgtgcctgtgcttccggagcgaGCAGGAGGACGAG GTGCTGTTGGTGAGCAGCAGTCGGTACCCAGATCAATGGATTGTCCCAGGAGGAGGAATGGAGCCCGAGGAGGAGCCTGGCGGTGCTGCCGTGAGGGAGGTTTATGAAGAG gCTGGAGTCAAAGGAAAATTGGGCAGACTCCTGGGCATATTTGAG CAGAACCAGGACCGAAAGCACAGAACATATGTTTATGTTCTTACTGTCACTGAAATATTAGAAGACTGGGAAGATTCTGTTAATATAG gaagaaagagagagtggTTCAAAGTAGAAGATGCCATCAAAGTTCTCCAGTGTCATAAGCCTGTACATGCCGAGTACCTGGAAAAACTAAAGCTGGGTTGTTCTCCAACCAATGGAAATTCCACAGTCCCTTCCCTTCCAGATAGTAACACCCTGTTTGTAACTGCTGCACAGACCTCTGGGCTGCCGTCTAGTGTAAGATAG